CTTTCAAGTCATCCATTGAGGGCCAGGTTACTTTTTCCAATTCTGTTTTTACATCCAACAGAAAGTTTTTTGCCTTAATATAGATGGCTTTTAATCCTTTTTCCTGTTGTTCTTCTGTTTTGCTTACTATTTTCGACATTTGACTTGCCTTTATAATTTATTTCTTTATTATTTTACGATAACTGGCAGGCCTGGAGGGACTCGAACCCCCAACCTTCGGCTTTGGAGGCCGCCGCACTACCAATTGTGCTACAGGCCTGCAGAAACAAACCGAATTTTCACTACTTCATCTCACGATGAACTGTGTGCTTTCGGTCGTAACGGCAATATTTTTTAATTTCCAATCTTTCGGGATGTTTTCTTTTTTCCCGTGTTGTTGTGTAGTTTTTACGCTTACACTCTGTACATTGTAATATAACTTGTTCCCTCATGGGATTAATACCTCATTATTAAATATTACTCTATAATTTTACTGACGACGCCAGCACCTACGGTCCGTCCACCTTCGCG
The Candidatus Hydrogenedens sp. DNA segment above includes these coding regions:
- the secE gene encoding preprotein translocase subunit SecE gives rise to the protein MSKIVSKTEEQQEKGLKAIYIKAKNFLLDVKTELEKVTWPSMDDLKVSTKITMILLCIMAVIIFTFDVSFAQIMLFILGIAS
- the rpmG gene encoding 50S ribosomal protein L33 — translated: MREQVILQCTECKRKNYTTTREKRKHPERLEIKKYCRYDRKHTVHREMK